A single window of Salvelinus sp. IW2-2015 unplaced genomic scaffold, ASM291031v2 Un_scaffold2041, whole genome shotgun sequence DNA harbors:
- the pop7 gene encoding ribonuclease P protein subunit p20 isoform X2 produces the protein MPPADGSGTAVEMDPVEYTLRKRLPRKLPKRRNDVYVNMKTDFRAQLARCQKLLEGGGHREICVHGLGLAINRAINIALQLQASSQGALQLAANTSTVELVDDLEPEDPDEAGEPMTRTRNNSAIHIKVFYPDPQ, from the coding sequence AGCGGTGGAGATGGACCCTGTGGAGTACACCCTCCGCAAGCGTCTCCCCAGGAAGCTGCCCAAGCGCCGCAACGACGTGTACGTCAACATGAAGACAGACTTCCGGGCCCAGTTGGCCCGCTGCCAGAAGCTGCTGGAGGGAGGAGGCCACAGGGAGATCTGCGTCCATGGTCTGGGCCTGGCCATCAACAGGGCCATCAACATCGCCCTGCAGCTCCAGGCCAGCAGCCAGGGGGCACTACAGCTGGCGGCCAACACGTCTACAGTAGAGCTGGTGGACGATCTGGAGCCTGAGGACCCGGACGAGGCGGGGGAGCCCATGACACGCACTCGGAATAATTCGGCTATTCATATCAAAGTGTTCTACCCAGACCCACAGTGA